CGGAATGCTACTGAAGCTCGACGTGGGGTCGTCCGCCTCGGCGAAGTAAACGGCGCTGGAGAAGAGGATGACTCcgatgaagaggaagaagatgagcaAGCCCAGCTCTCTCATGCTGGCCTTAAGGGTCTGCCCCAGGATCTGGAGCCCCTTGGAGTGCCTGGAGAGtttgaaaattcggaagacCCTTACCAGGCGGATGACGCGGAGGATGGCGAGGGACATGGCCTGCTGGCCCCCGTTGTTCTCCGTTTCGGCCAGCTCGGTGCCCAGCGTGATAAAGTAAGGAATGATGGCCACCACGTCGATGACGTTCATGATGTTCCTGGAGAAGGAAGTCTTGCTGGGGCACGAGAAGAAGCGCACGAGGAGTTCGAAGGAGAACCAGATGATGCACAGGGTCTCGATGACGAAAAAGGGATCGGTGAAGGGACTCGGCGCGTCGCTACTCGTGCTGGAGTTGCGGCTGAGCTGCGCGGATTGGTCTCGCTCGTCACGGAACTCCGGCAGAGTTTCCATGCAGAAAATGACGATGGAGATGAGGATGACGAGAACGGACACGATAGCGATGCCCCGCGCCGGACCGGAGCTCTCCGGGTACTCGAAGAGCAGCCAGATCTGCTTCTGAAAGTCGTTCTTGGGCAGGACGCGCTCCTCCTCCCCGATGAAGCCTTCATCCTCACGGAACCTTTCCATGGCGTCCTCGCCGAGCTGGTAGAAGCGAATTTCCTCGGAGAAGATGTCAAACGGCACGTTGACGGGTCTCCGTATGCGCCCGCCGGACTGGTAGTAATAGAGGATGGCGTCGAAGCTGGGTCTGTTTCGGTCGAAGAAGTACTCATTCCGGAGTGGGTCAAAGTAGCGCATCCTTTTGCGGGGGTCGCCCAGCAGCGTATCCGGAAACTGGTTGAAAGTTCGCAGCTGGGTCTCGAAGCGCAAACCGGAGATGTTGATGACGACGCGCTCGCAACAGTCCAGCTCGTACTGGCCAAAGTCCTGGAGGTTTGGGCTCGGATCCGGCATGTTCTCCACAGTCatctcgtcgtcgtcgtcatgaGTGAGCCGCTGCAGGCGCCcggaggaggaggcgggcgACGGGATCACACCCGAGTCCCGGCGCTCCATGCAGGTGGCCCgcagggaggaagggaggaggggCGGAGTGCTGGGACGCGGCACGCCTCTCCCACGGAGCCCGGAGAGCTGAGGTCGCGCCACCCACCCACCAAACCAGCGTCAGTCATCACCGCGCGCGCGGGTCCACGCAAGTGACGCGCCGGGCTCGCTTCAGCACGCAGGACCCCCTCCaggctcctctctctctctctcttggtcttgctctctcgttctctctctgtTTCTCTGTTTCTTTCCCTCACTCACTCATACCACATGTCCACGCGGAGAAATGCACCGAACACGCTGAATGACAAGGTGCGCACTAACGAGGAGCAGCCCAATGAAATGCAAGTGCAGCATTAAATCATTTTAAGGATTGACATTCTATTTCATTGTTCATGTTCCGTGTTTTTATCGAGTGCAATTTTTCATTCTTaaaacgcgcacgcacgcagggaCACACGCGCACCAACGCACGCGCAACCGCCCCCTCCTCATCATACTCATATTCTGCACAGAAGGAATGAAAAGCACCAGTAGTCTGTAACTGTTGTCCAAATGATTGTACAAAACGTGAAAAGAACCCAACACATTGGGTTGGGCTTATGctagtgtacctaatgttaAGTCCGGTGAGTCCCCGGCCTGCCAGAAATTGCTATTGATAGTGGCTGTCAGGGTGGCCTAaagcagatggatggatggaagcaaCACAACACAATGGCTTCTTGCTTGTAATGAAGCGCTGTCGTTGCTCTCCGAGGTGCTGAACAGCAGCCCGACCTCGCTTGTCAACGTtgtcacacgcacacgcacacagaaaaCAAAGACACGGGCTAAGATCAGTCACTGTGCATAAAcatcccccccacccacccagcaCACGCAGCTAATCAGCATTTTCCATTTCCCTCCAAACAAAATCAACATGAAGAAGCGTCCCGCGTGTGCGCCTTTGTCAGCGCGCCGGTTCAAGCTTCATCAAAAGCGGATGACATTGTGTGTGGTGAGCAACACGTGTGCGAGGGGAGGAGAGGCCAGGCCGGGCCCAGTGAGAGTGAATGGGgccgcttgctcgctcgctctgtAATTAATCCAAATGGAATTCAGACCCGTCCGTCTTTTGTGCGGCGCTCATTCTCAATGAGACGCATTAAAAACCTGGaaagagaaggaaagaaagCAGAAGCTGAGCTTATCCAAATATGGTAAAGCACTCAACATGAAGAAAATCCTCTTAAAGGGATACCACTGATCTAGCAAAAGCCTATTGACCTCTTTTGCTGTGgttgcaaaataaacaaaacagaaataaacacACGGAGAGCAGTGCTGCTACATTTTCTGGTAGAGTTGCTGAAAGATAAAAGCAGAATTTGATCgttaattttattttcactaTTTTTATGATCTTATCATGGACCTTTATTTTGAACTTTGGTTACATTTTGCTGGCCTTgggcttttattttgacacagcctttggtcacctgatcaggtGAGACCAGGTGACCAGGTAAAGATGGCTGCTCCCGTATGGCAGTCTGCCTCAATCAATCCCAGTTAGCCAAGAAGATAGTAGAAATACTGTTTTTTATACCTCTTCAAGATGACAATTTGGATTGGCTCTTTTGTGTGACTCTCTTCCTCCATCTCCAACAAGGTATGAGCAACACCTGTACACCGTTTTTTAAGATAATAACAATACAACATCCAACCCTGGAAAAAActgcttttgagtttgtctccacAGCAACCAAAACACTAAGTGAAACGTAGTTTGAGTTGAAGATGTTACATAACTTCCGTTTTGGCTTGTGCGGGAGTAAGTCGACTTAGAGACTTTGTATGACGTGCTCCCACTGGCAAATGAATGATGTTACATATTGGGATTACGTGGAGTAGGCTTCCactatacgtgtgtgcgtgtgtatgcgcTTTGAAAGCGAGGCTACTTATGTCCAGATAAAAAGCTTCCAAGACCCTGGAAGGaaagcatttatttttatttttttcctcagcaaaacAACCCTATCTGGCCGCTGGTCATCTGTTCCCACTTTATTGAGGTCAGGCTCGGTTCAAACATGGCAGCTTACAGCGTCTGGACCTGTGTTGCGGCTCAGGGCTCTGAGTCCACACGGCGAGTAAATTCCGTTTTCACTGGGGACTGAAAGGATTGATGGTCGTCTGGGGACATTCGGACGGCAAGGGAGGAGTGGCGCTCGGATCAGATGGAATGCACGGGGGACCAGAGAGCCAGAGGATTCCCATCCAGCCTCTTTTAGGCCAGCGCTGGCTGTAAATTCCCACGCTCTCCAGCGCCGACTGGTTATTTACCACTTCCGCAAATCCCCAGGCCCGCTCCGACTTGATATATGGCGAGCACACTTGTTAGCATTGGTGTGCTCTGCTTCTAACAGGAGCTACACTTGCACAATGGAAGGAGATCCAAGATGAGAAATGTAGCTAAAGACCTTATGTTGGCACTTTATCACGACTTGGTATTTTTAACTTCATGAGGATTACATGAGATACAAAAGCagacaaacaatgcaatattcaTCATGAACTCAAAAGTGGGAATACGAGGAAACTCTCTTGGTTACGATCTAACAACTTGAATCATCTCACAAGTTCAGAGTAGCATTTGCTCCACGACATGTAGTACATGCCTCCGGAACGAGTTGGTGTTGCAAACATCTTTAGATTGATTTTCAGCTTACTAGTAATTTATTAGCATAGCATTTGGGTCGTTTTTTTACCTTATCTCGTCGAATGTAAATAAGTTAGATGACCCTTTTAAGGGTCTTGCCTTTAGCCTGTATTGTCTATAAAAGCGACAAGTCTCAGCCCGCTCTTTGAGTAACAAAGGGCAAGGATTTATTGGCCGCGTCCAGTGTGGCTGTGGCGGACTGGACAATCAAtaaaagtgagagagagagagagagagagaatggcaTCGATTGGGCGCTCGTACATGGATGCCAGAGCCCAATCGTTACACGCTCCCACCATGAGCTGCCGCGAGGCAAGGTGAAGGCCAAGGTCGCAAAAAGCATTTTTACGCGGCCGGGGCCGAGGTGAAATGAGAGCCGTTACCTCTGATTAGTCTGGAAGCCGCTGGGCTGCTAAAGTGGCCAGATAGCACATACGATGCAAGTTTGACCTTTTAGCACTCGCGTCTTTTTGAAGGCAACTCATCTTTAGCTCCATTCATGTCTGTGATTTCCAACCGCTTAATGTGCAATGAGAGGTCATGTGGGAAATCATCTAGCCAAACTTAATTGCGCTGagaattgtttattttctacaaatcGTTACCCTGATAGCATCATTTTGCTTCTTGTCCGGAATGAAAAGACTCAATATGATTTCAAAAAGTCCTTTTATAGAAGTACTCGCAAGTTGACAGATGTCAATCAACTTTGGGAGGTCCCACTGTAATCAAATTAGTTTCACTCACTCGGTGGAATGGTTCGAATTGACGCACGCAGTGTAATATTCCCGTGCAGGAAGCTGCCTTGCTGCCTTATTTCCTTCTCCGCAGATAATGAATCCCTCCCTCTGGTGAGCGTGAGACACGCACGCACCACTTGGAAGTGTGTGAAGCGCACGCCTTTCAAAGGAGCAGATGGGCTGACCCTCGTCGCCTGCCAAATCGCAGCACGGCAGAAGCCGTCCGTGGTGCGGGAATTGCGGCGTGAAGGAGGGCTCGCTTtcaaaaaaacaacccaaactGTTGGTGCAATAATAAACAGCGCACATACGTTTGCTCAAGCTTGGACTCAAAATATTGGGAGAACTTAGTGAACCAAGTGTGTCCTCTTTTTTAGccacaatctaatgagatccaatacagGTGCATTCTTACAGGGGGCTAATTAGGAACTTTTTGGGGGGTACATTTAGCCATTGTTTTCCCATTCCTTATTGGTAGCAGGTCTCGGTCACTATCCCTTGTGAATTGCCCTTTTcgggagaagaaagaaagaaagaaagaaagaaagaaagaaagaaagaaagaaagaaagaaagaaagaaagaaagaaagaaagaaagaaagaaagaaagaaagaaagaaagaaagaaagaaagaaagaaagaaagaaagaaagaaagaaagaaagaaagaaagagcctGTCGTAAAACAACTTGAAAGCTGTTGCAAACAGATGATGTGAAAGTCTTTTTCGCGGCACACTAACAGTAACCACGGTAACGGCGCTAATGGTGCGGCATGGCGGGACCTCGGCTGATGATGCCACCTCAGCTAACATCCTGCAAAATTAACAGTTGAACACATTTCACAGTCGGCTGTGTGTGACAGTTGcacatatgtacacacacacacacacacacacacacacacacacatacagagaGGCAAGATATGCAAAGCAGCATGGTATCCTACTTTTTGGACTTTCATTTGGCACCAAAGGAAAGGAAAATCCAGGCGGACTGCTCACCCACTTGCTTTCATGTAGACGCACTTTCTCACATGCACACAACAACACGACTGCTAAtgaggtgtgtttgtgtgtagcagcagcagcgtgtCATCAAAGGAAAGTCTTGTCATTTCGTTTCATCCCAAATGAGGCGCCTTAAAGGTGCACTTACTGCACTGTATCCATGACTGCACCCCAACATTAGCCCGCATTGAAATGTTTACTAACGTGGAGCCGTGGGCCGGCCATTCAGGTCAGCGGAGATGATGACGGAGCGGGAAAAGACCCCAGTGACGACAAACGAGCAGGCGGCCAGTGTTGATGCAGAGATTTAATTGGCATAATGAGGATTTCCGCTCTCAACGGCGGCCATGCCAAAGAGTTTATCCGGATATGGGATTTCCCTGAAGGGACTCCAAATCAGGACACGCCGTGTTTTGAGCTTTTTTGTCTCGTCAAGCTGTATGATGCAAAACTCGAGGAGCGCTTGAGATTTGAATCTTTAATGTCATCAAAATTCCGAATCCTTTCCCGCACAGAATTGATGATTTTTACGCCCACAAACAAGAGCAACGTTTGACAGCCATGATGTGTGGAGCCCGCCGCCTAAGCGAGTGGGAATGAATTGAAAGACTAAACAAATGACCTTTGTGTTGGTTCCAAGAGATGTTCACGCCACGGCCTGATCTAAATATGAACTCCGTGACTATGCTGTGATACCTCATGGATAAGCGTACGTAAAGCCGAAGGGACTATCCACTGAACAATTGCGCAGCAATCACGGCAAGCAGAATGTATTCCAGACGGCAAAGTCACTTTTTGCCCGGAGGCCTGCCTTTTTATCCATCCGACAATATGCTACGACGCCTCGTTGAAGAAAGCCTCATCAGGCGACAACTTTGAGCTTTCCGACGGGCGACGTCCGCTCTTGTTGTTGTTGGCCCGGCACGCTGACTCAGTCCCAGCGAGGATTCATTTGCTCTGGCATCTAATGAGCGCTTGGACACCCCAGCTCACCTGTACTTGCTCAGTCACTCGTCCCTCCGAGACTCCAAAGGCATCAAAACAAGAGGTGTGGTGGTGGTGAACTGTGTGCAAGGAACATTACCGTGTCAAAATGTCTCATGCAAGTTATTGAACTCGATCTGGTTCCTGAGAAGAATCAAGTCCAAATAGCTGTTTGCTGTTTACAATGAGTGAACCCAGTCTCTTGTTGAGATTTTTCATTAAAGATTCACTCAACCCTAAttacaagggaaaaaaaaacaattaagttgCTTATTGTTGGCAGTCATTCATTTAGTTGACATCACTTCAGTGAAGGATGATAATATAAAGAAATGACATTTGTTGAAAGAGCTGACGGTTGATGACTGCTTGCAAAGGAGTTGTAGGATGTATCCACAGGGGGGCAGAAGAGAGATTGAactgccctccctccctccgcctgactaaatcttttttttttgaaaccatCTTGTTTCAATTGGAAGCCCACAGAGCAGCAACCCTGCTGGAACCAAACATGTACAGCACGCttaattgaaaatgacatcaaaagttcagggatccattttttttctggttgAACTTTTTCCAGATTGCACGTGTTAGAATTGAGGCAATCGCGTGCTCACCTCGTCTCATGAAATGGTCCTGAGTGAGGGTCACACAATCAATTTGATAGACTTTTTTAATTGACATTTAAATTCACCTGCACACTTGAATGCGGCCCGGCCTGTAGATGGATTCAAAATTATACCTTAACAATaacaatttgttttttgtagTCATTTATCTGATGCTTGTATTGAGAGTAAGTGAGATTGCATGAGCCTGAGAGCTGTTTTTAACATTTTGACCCTCTCCTTAGCGAAATGTTTTGCAAATTAGAACATTTCTTAGTCCTGAGAAATCCCAACATGGGCTTGTGTGTAATGTATACGGGGCACTTTGTGGCTTTGTGGCTTCATTGCATAAGGAAAAGACACTTTGTTGGCCCCCGCATTTGCAGCatttaatgctttttttttcccccattgcaTCCAAGTTTGTGACCGCAACACAATGGCAAggagttcatgttgtgtgcatCAAGCATATTGGTTTCAAGTGAGCAGTATTTTTCTTTAAAAGCTAAAAATGCTTCGTCGACCATTTTCAGAAGCAGGACGTGCATGATCTCCTTTGTCGTGCTGGGGCCAATATCAGCTAATTAACATTTCTACAAAGGAGCTAATGAATAATGGAAAGAGCCATAAAAGGGCTGGAATAACacgaatgaaaataaaaatccctCCAGGAAGGTTGTACCGCTGCTTTTTGACTGCATGGGACATTATCGATCCATTAATGTCTACAGTGCATCAGATAAAGTCCATTTTATATCTTTAAATATGTCGTGATATCGAATTGATGACATCAAAATTGACTTGAATGTTTCTCAGAATAGTTTGCGGAGAGACGAGACAAAAAGGACAGTGCTCTGCaagtttaggggggggggggcacacacacacacacacacacactctctctctctctatagaagttaaaatgttgccattctggAGTCTTATTACTCAACGGGAAATTGGATCCAATGCAGACGTGGTGTCCTACACAACACGGTCATTGTCCTGATGCAATGAGGAGGTTTCCCCCTAAAAAAGGCTATCTTGCCTGGGGCTTGATCTGGGCTAGGAAGCGGGGGAGGAGTTCAAAGGCCACACGCTTTGGATGACGTCTGAGCACATCAGGTCACTCTGTAGAATTCGGAGAACTATGAAAGCGGCATCCAATGCACTCTTCAATAATTCATCCTCTCTTCCTTCTTACTCTGGCACCACCGATCAGGCTGAGAGTCTAAAATCCACATCTGGCCCTTATCATCTCCACCTACGAGTTGGAAGCACCAGTTGACGGAGGAACTCACTCGCTTGCAATCTTGACAAAACTCAGCTTATGGAACTGGCATTATGATGACAGAGAGTTGTGTGCTTGATTTAAGAAGGTTAATCGTACTCGTCGTGAACCTTGATCATAAACCTAAGGGAGCAACAACGGCTTCCACTCCTCTCGATGTACATCTAAGCGGAGATCTATTGATTTATTTGGAGTCTCATAGATGTCTTCATCAAGTGAAATGGTAGCGAAAGGAAGGGAGGAGCAATGAAAAGGAAGATGGAACAGAAGAAGGGAAACGTAAAAGCGGGGAAAGAGATGGACAGAGGACAAGCAAAGAAAGCAGAGGACCCAAATGAATGCTTGATTTCAAAGGGAGGAAAGGAAATAAAAGCGAGAATGAGACTGAGGAGTAATACAAGGAAAgaaaactgaagaaaaaaaaccattaaaAATGTTCCAAACCTTCTGATACCAAGctttcaaaataataattgtctGATTTCTCTGGTCTTTTGTGAAAGCGGACAAATTTATCTTTTGTGATGAATCAAAATAAGATATTTGCACGGGAAAGAAATGTTTGGATACAATAACATTGTATTCGATGAATCAATGGAACAATCGGTTGTGAAAATACTCCATCGTGAGTAATTCGGATTATTCCATAGACCCGATAGGAAGACTAGTTATTTTGGTGCGGTCTGCCGTGAGATTTACTGGATTTCCACTTGTAAATCTTGTGCCTTGGCTCATTTAAGTTTCCGGCTTAGAGGAGTCTTAGACGCCTTCTAGCGTCGCAAGCACCTCATTCAAAGCAGCGGCAGGGGCGATGGCGGCAGGGGCGATGGCGGCAGGGGCGATGGCGGCAGGGCCGATGGCGGCAGGGGCGATGGCGGccggggcggcggcggccggggcggcggcggccggggcggcggcggcgctaatCCCGCTGCGTAACGTGGTAAACAGATTTGGCATCCATATGCTCCCATTTGGCTCCAGATGTGCGAGGCCGCTGACATCAGTGCAAACACAAGCGGCGCATTTATTTCTCCGCTGCCAACGTCTCGCTGTTGAGGAATAAATCACAGACTCCACGCTGACCTTGGAGTGACCTTGGAGCGAGGCTCCGACGGGGAACGGACACTGATCATACACATGCGCTATTCCGCACGGCGTGAAACCAAATCCCATAAACGCCCTTAATCATGAAGGaccgctttctttttttttttcctaatgttTGAAAGTCGAAATATTTGCTGTAAGTTCACCAGCGCTGGCTCCAATGATACATCCAATCTGTAAAGTTGGAATGCAAATCTTGGTCTGCAGGttgaatgacacacacacacacacaaggtgaGACATCTGCTCACCATCATCTCCAGTGAGGAATTCCTTTGAGAATGACTGTACTTTTTCTCGTTTTACATGCAACTTCGTAAAAAGTGCACATGTTTGAGTTAAAGGAAAAATAAGAAGAACGATCCGAGCTTTGAAAATCTCAGCATGTTTGAGAGGTTCTTTCGAAACAAGCGATCCAACGTCCAAGATGACTTCAATCAACAGATGACCACGATGGTTCTGTTTGCTTTTGCTTTATTGCTGATTGTGCACAACGGTGGGCCTCCTCGGCGTTTATTTACGCTCACTGGCGTGTGAAATGCACCCATTGCTCCTCTTAGACCTTTATAGAGCAATTAAGGAGCGCAAATGTTTACGAGGCACTTTAATAATGCGGCCGGGACGGAAATATTTCAAGTCTCCCATGGTTTGCAAAGTATTGTCTTGAAAGTATTTCCCAGTACCGCAGTCTGCCCCAGCCAGGTAGGGCCGGgccatcaacattttttttctttttttagaaaaaGGCAGGCACTAGGACCTCACAACACACCCGATAGAGAGTCTTGCTGTTCTATCAGAACAAGTTTCCAACAAGTGCAGTTATCTGGGAGCAACGTTTGGGACAAATGACAAAGAATGCGCTCGTCTCCTCCCGGGC
This genomic interval from Syngnathus typhle isolate RoL2023-S1 ecotype Sweden linkage group LG11, RoL_Styp_1.0, whole genome shotgun sequence contains the following:
- the LOC133162737 gene encoding potassium voltage-gated channel subfamily A member 3-like, coding for MERRDSGVIPSPASSSGRLQRLTHDDDDEMTVENMPDPSPNLQDFGQYELDCCERVVINISGLRFETQLRTFNQFPDTLLGDPRKRMRYFDPLRNEYFFDRNRPSFDAILYYYQSGGRIRRPVNVPFDIFSEEIRFYQLGEDAMERFREDEGFIGEEERVLPKNDFQKQIWLLFEYPESSGPARGIAIVSVLVILISIVIFCMETLPEFRDERDQSAQLSRNSSTSSDAPSPFTDPFFVIETLCIIWFSFELLVRFFSCPSKTSFSRNIMNVIDVVAIIPYFITLGTELAETENNGGQQAMSLAILRVIRLVRVFRIFKLSRHSKGLQILGQTLKASMRELGLLIFFLFIGVILFSSAVYFAEADDPTSSFSSIPDAFWWAVVTMTTVGYGDMHPVTIGGKIVGSLCAIAGVLTIALPVPVIVSNFNYFYHRETDADEPPPPPSPPCTQTASCEILPGGSEGSCAISTTIAKGDYVGVDEGATRPHFNSHNCVNITKMFTDV